In a single window of the Hydrogenobaculum sp. 3684 genome:
- the nth gene encoding endonuclease III has protein sequence MKKTDIPKIFKILKKDYEENHAPVVTLIAHTTKDPFRVLVCAILSTRTKDETTAKVCERLFVKVKSIEDLYNIKEEELKELIYGVGFYNTKAKNLKELAKIIVQSYDSKIPKEKEKLMELPGVGLKVANLVLAEGFGIPAICVDVHVHRITNRWCLVKTKTPEQTEEALKNILPKKYWIDINRYLVSFGQRICKPTKPLCEICPIERFCGKCIDKKSRSKPQKD, from the coding sequence GTGAAAAAAACTGATATACCTAAGATATTTAAGATTTTAAAAAAAGATTACGAAGAAAACCATGCACCGGTTGTTACCCTTATAGCCCACACCACAAAAGACCCTTTCAGGGTGCTTGTATGCGCTATTCTTTCCACCAGAACAAAAGATGAGACTACTGCAAAAGTTTGTGAGAGACTTTTTGTTAAGGTAAAATCTATAGAGGATTTGTACAACATCAAAGAAGAAGAGCTAAAGGAGCTTATATACGGCGTTGGATTTTACAACACAAAAGCAAAAAACCTAAAAGAGCTTGCCAAGATAATAGTACAATCATACGATTCAAAAATACCAAAAGAAAAAGAAAAACTCATGGAGCTTCCTGGTGTAGGTCTAAAAGTAGCTAACTTGGTGTTGGCAGAAGGATTTGGCATACCAGCCATCTGTGTAGATGTACATGTGCATCGTATTACCAACAGATGGTGCTTAGTAAAAACAAAAACCCCAGAACAAACAGAAGAGGCGCTAAAAAACATACTACCTAAAAAATATTGGATTGATATAAATAGATATTTGGTATCCTTTGGTCAGCGTATATGTAAACCCACAAAACCTCTTTGTGAAATATGTCCTATTGAGCGCTTTTGCGGAAAATGTATTGATAAAAAGAGCCGATCAAAACCACAAAAAGATTGA
- a CDS encoding Na+/solute symporter, producing the protein MVSLIVFLALFIVFSYLGLKGKDFRAGNLDLLHEWALGGQRFGAWLLWFLIGADLFTAYTFIAVPSGLFAKGPVFFFAVPYVAMGFGVALAVMPKFFAVSKEKCHITAVDFIKDRYNSKSLAIMVALVGITAELPYIALQIVGMKVVLSTLLMQFKGINQNLVNEISLSLAFLILSWFTYKSGLRGATLTAVLKDFLILGTVLVLSVYIPLHYHGFYHAFEIKKAYSTLNPKLISAYISLSVMSALALFLYPHAITGCLSSSDVKVLKKSIAFLPIYGIGLAILALFGVLIYEVKPAMDMLNHIPASARGSFVVPALIVSTMPQWFSGVALLGIFIGGLVPASIMAIASSNLMVNILRELNIASPSNETKLAKWFSFLFKLIPLFFVFLVPPTFAIALQLIGGIVILQTLPSIFLGLFVKHLNKESLTIGLLAGIVFGIYELEKVNHFGIIQNVLMPSSFGPIFIGLPALAINLFVVLIGSFYQYIFRKSAQ; encoded by the coding sequence ATGGTTAGTCTGATAGTGTTTTTGGCACTTTTTATCGTGTTTTCTTACCTTGGTTTAAAGGGTAAAGACTTTAGGGCTGGAAATCTCGATCTGTTGCACGAATGGGCTCTTGGGGGGCAGAGATTTGGTGCTTGGCTACTTTGGTTTTTGATAGGGGCTGATCTTTTTACAGCTTATACTTTTATAGCGGTACCTTCTGGATTATTTGCCAAAGGACCTGTATTTTTCTTTGCAGTGCCTTATGTGGCTATGGGATTCGGAGTGGCTTTGGCGGTTATGCCAAAGTTTTTTGCAGTTTCAAAAGAAAAGTGTCATATAACGGCTGTGGATTTTATAAAAGATAGATATAACTCTAAAAGCTTAGCCATTATGGTGGCACTTGTTGGTATAACCGCAGAGCTTCCTTATATAGCCCTTCAAATCGTTGGTATGAAGGTAGTGTTATCTACACTTCTTATGCAGTTTAAAGGTATAAATCAAAATCTTGTAAACGAGATATCTCTTAGTTTAGCGTTTTTGATACTATCTTGGTTTACTTATAAATCAGGGCTTAGAGGAGCTACTCTTACGGCGGTGCTAAAGGATTTTCTCATACTTGGGACTGTTTTAGTGCTTAGCGTTTATATACCTTTGCATTACCATGGTTTTTATCATGCTTTTGAAATAAAAAAAGCATACTCCACGTTGAATCCAAAACTTATAAGCGCATATATAAGCTTATCTGTTATGAGCGCCTTAGCGTTATTCTTATATCCTCACGCTATAACGGGTTGTCTTAGCTCAAGCGATGTGAAAGTTTTGAAAAAATCTATAGCCTTTTTACCTATTTATGGAATCGGGCTTGCTATTTTGGCGCTTTTTGGTGTACTTATATACGAAGTTAAACCAGCTATGGATATGTTAAACCATATACCAGCCTCGGCACGGGGTTCTTTTGTGGTACCAGCATTGATAGTTTCCACAATGCCCCAGTGGTTTAGCGGTGTAGCTTTACTTGGAATATTTATAGGTGGGCTTGTGCCAGCTTCTATAATGGCTATAGCAAGCTCAAATCTTATGGTAAATATACTTAGAGAGTTAAACATCGCAAGTCCTTCAAACGAGACGAAGCTTGCAAAATGGTTTTCATTTTTGTTTAAGCTAATCCCTCTTTTCTTTGTGTTTTTGGTGCCTCCAACTTTTGCAATAGCGTTGCAGCTAATTGGTGGTATTGTTATACTTCAAACGCTTCCTTCTATATTTTTAGGGCTTTTTGTAAAGCATTTAAACAAAGAAAGCCTTACAATAGGGCTTTTAGCTGGTATCGTGTTTGGTATTTACGAGCTTGAAAAAGTAAATCATTTTGGTATCATACAAAACGTTCTAATGCCATCTTCTTTTGGTCCTATATTTATAGGTTTGCCAGCTTTGGCTATCAATCTTTTTGTGGTTTTGATCGGCTCTTTTTATCAATACATTTTCCGCAAAAGCGCTCAATAG
- a CDS encoding DUF3311 domain-containing protein codes for MYYIFLGIPALIYMLIFLYNHKSPEFLGMPFFYWFQIFMLIITSIFYALAVFLGKDDG; via the coding sequence ATGTATTATATATTTCTTGGTATTCCAGCTTTGATTTATATGCTTATATTTTTATATAACCATAAAAGCCCAGAGTTTTTAGGGATGCCATTTTTTTATTGGTTTCAGATATTTATGCTTATAATAACATCTATTTTTTACGCTTTGGCGGTGTTTTTGGGAAAAGACGATGGTTAG
- the hisD gene encoding histidinol dehydrogenase: MITIEDFTIKDFKSSKILEKILNRAKVFEQQYLDKVREIIENVIKYKDEALYKYALEFDNIDLRKEGIEIPKEAIENAYKELDENTKKALQFSYERVYKFHENQKEKSFITEEEGIMLGQRVLPVESAGLYVPGGKAAYPSSVIMNAVPAKVAGVSNIYMVCPKPTKEVLAAAYICGIDRVFRIGGAQSIAALAYGTETIPAVEKIVGPGNIYVATAKRLVYGIVGIDMIAGPSEVLIIADASADPSFVAMDMLSQAEHDELASAILITNCEDLAYSVAKEIDVFLSQLERKDIASKSIENYGAIFIVKNLEKACELSNMIAPEHLEINTENPFELLGFIKNAGAIFLGEYTVEALGDYCLGPNHTLPTGRSARFSSALGVYDFVKRSSVLYVSKKGFDKVKHHAHNLAKAEGLHAHASSIELRGL; the protein is encoded by the coding sequence ATGATTACTATTGAAGATTTTACAATTAAAGATTTTAAAAGCTCAAAAATCTTAGAGAAGATTTTAAACAGAGCTAAGGTGTTTGAACAGCAGTATCTAGATAAGGTAAGAGAGATAATAGAAAACGTTATAAAATACAAAGATGAGGCTTTATATAAATACGCCCTTGAGTTTGATAACATTGACCTTAGAAAAGAAGGCATAGAGATACCAAAAGAAGCCATAGAAAACGCTTACAAAGAGTTGGATGAGAACACCAAAAAGGCTCTTCAATTTTCTTATGAAAGGGTGTATAAATTCCATGAAAATCAAAAAGAGAAATCTTTCATAACAGAAGAAGAAGGTATAATGTTGGGGCAAAGGGTATTACCAGTAGAAAGTGCAGGTCTTTATGTACCAGGAGGCAAAGCCGCCTATCCATCTTCTGTTATTATGAACGCAGTGCCTGCAAAAGTAGCTGGTGTTTCTAATATTTATATGGTATGTCCAAAACCCACAAAAGAAGTTTTAGCCGCTGCTTATATATGTGGCATAGATAGAGTATTTAGAATAGGTGGAGCTCAAAGTATAGCAGCATTAGCTTATGGCACTGAGACAATACCAGCTGTAGAAAAGATAGTCGGCCCTGGTAATATATACGTTGCCACTGCAAAAAGATTGGTGTATGGCATAGTGGGCATAGATATGATAGCTGGTCCTTCGGAAGTGCTTATTATAGCCGATGCTTCTGCAGATCCAAGCTTTGTTGCCATGGATATGCTATCCCAAGCTGAACATGATGAACTAGCTAGTGCTATTTTGATAACAAACTGTGAAGATTTGGCTTACTCAGTGGCCAAAGAGATTGATGTTTTCTTATCACAGTTAGAAAGAAAAGATATAGCCTCAAAATCTATAGAAAACTACGGAGCTATATTTATAGTAAAAAACTTAGAAAAAGCCTGTGAACTATCCAATATGATAGCCCCAGAGCATCTTGAAATAAATACAGAAAACCCTTTTGAGCTTTTAGGATTTATAAAAAATGCCGGTGCTATATTCTTAGGAGAGTATACGGTGGAAGCTTTGGGAGATTATTGTCTTGGTCCAAACCATACGCTACCTACTGGAAGAAGTGCAAGGTTTTCATCGGCTTTAGGTGTTTATGATTTTGTAAAACGCTCTTCGGTGCTTTACGTGTCAAAAAAAGGCTTTGACAAAGTAAAACACCATGCCCACAACCTTGCAAAAGCCGAAGGTCTTCACGCTCATGCATCCTCTATAGAATTAAGAGGTTTATGA
- a CDS encoding bifunctional 5,10-methylenetetrahydrofolate dehydrogenase/5,10-methenyltetrahydrofolate cyclohydrolase: MNILDGKSLAKKIKHNIKQEVKHLERKPKLVVVLVGDDQASLVYVKNKVQACADVGFSSQLDMFEKDVEEDVLLNHIKSLNEQEDVDGILVQLPLPSHISMQKVIDTIDPSKDVDGFHPQNMGKLFSGDLENAFIPCTPLGIKLLLDEYNIDLKGKNVCIVGAGFIVGKPLSMLVLNYDATVSVCHKYTKDIVEYTKTADILISATGVPFLIKDYMVKEGAVVIDVGISKVNGKIVGDVDFESVSQKASFITPVPGGVGPMTVATLLLNTLKAYKQRI, translated from the coding sequence ATGAATATACTAGATGGTAAAAGCTTAGCAAAGAAGATAAAGCACAACATAAAACAAGAGGTCAAACATCTTGAGAGAAAACCAAAGCTTGTAGTGGTGCTTGTGGGAGATGACCAAGCTAGTTTGGTGTATGTAAAAAACAAAGTCCAAGCTTGTGCAGATGTTGGTTTTAGCTCCCAACTTGATATGTTTGAAAAAGATGTAGAAGAAGATGTGCTTTTAAATCATATTAAAAGCCTAAATGAGCAAGAAGATGTAGATGGTATATTGGTACAACTTCCATTGCCGTCACATATATCAATGCAAAAAGTAATAGACACCATAGACCCATCAAAGGATGTAGACGGCTTTCATCCTCAAAATATGGGCAAGCTTTTTTCTGGGGATTTGGAAAACGCTTTTATCCCTTGTACACCTCTTGGTATTAAGCTTTTATTGGATGAATACAATATAGACCTAAAAGGTAAAAACGTGTGTATAGTAGGAGCTGGTTTTATAGTGGGTAAACCTCTTTCTATGCTTGTGCTAAATTACGATGCCACAGTAAGCGTATGCCACAAATACACAAAAGATATTGTAGAATACACAAAAACTGCCGATATACTTATATCGGCTACTGGAGTACCATTTTTGATAAAAGACTACATGGTAAAGGAGGGTGCAGTGGTGATAGATGTTGGTATTTCAAAAGTAAACGGGAAAATCGTTGGAGATGTAGATTTTGAAAGTGTATCCCAAAAGGCCTCTTTTATAACCCCTGTTCCTGGTGGTGTAGGGCCTATGACAGTAGCAACACTTCTTCTTAATACATTAAAAGCTTATAAACAACGCATATGA
- the ligA gene encoding NAD-dependent DNA ligase LigA, with amino-acid sequence MNDKFFIDKTKEILKTYNLSPDKHPPKLSKEEAIKIIDTLRELINYHDYRYYVLNQPVISDAEYDAIYKFLKSIEDTYPDLITPDSPTQRVSSDISSTFPQVKHLAPMLSLDNTYNEDDLRDFDRRVKELSGKEHIEYCVEPKYDGAGISLLYENDIFVRGATRGDGEVGEEITKNLKTIKTIPLRANFSKQGIRLLEIRGEVIINKDDFKKINEERMAENLPPYANPRNLAAGSIRLQDPQEVAKRPLTALVYQITYVEPANAMPKTHYEAIKMLHDLGFKTPFLDMKLCKNIQEVIDYCKYFESKRESLPYEIDGMVIKVNDISLYDELGFTSHAPRWATAFKFKAKQATTVILDVIFSVGRVGNITPVAKLEPVSLGGVTISSVSLFNEDFIREKDIHIKDTVIIERAGEVIPYVVSVVKEARPKDAKPIVFPEYCPSCGSKLVKAPGEVAWRCINISCPAQVVLRIRHFASKDAMDIKGLGEAVAQLLYDAKLVKNIADIYYLKFSDLVRLPRFAKKSAQNLIDAIEASKRRGLARVLYGLGIRYVGLTTAKKLASYYKDIWSIAKAKEEDLRNIEDIGDIVARSIKEFFSLEQNINTIKRLEEAGVLLKEVSEAVSNKLAGLQFVFTGTLSCCTREIAKQMVESLGATTSDSVTHHTSYLVVGQDPGATKLRKANMLGIKTISEEEFLKLLEDNK; translated from the coding sequence ATGAATGACAAATTCTTTATAGACAAAACAAAAGAGATTTTAAAAACTTATAACCTTTCTCCAGACAAACATCCACCTAAACTTTCCAAAGAAGAAGCCATAAAAATAATAGACACGTTAAGAGAACTCATAAATTATCATGATTATAGATATTATGTGTTAAATCAACCCGTTATATCAGATGCCGAGTACGATGCTATTTATAAATTTCTTAAAAGCATAGAAGACACTTATCCTGATCTCATAACTCCAGATTCACCTACTCAAAGAGTATCTTCCGATATATCAAGCACATTTCCTCAAGTAAAGCACTTAGCTCCGATGCTTTCTTTGGACAACACTTACAACGAAGATGACTTGAGAGATTTTGATAGAAGAGTAAAAGAATTAAGCGGAAAAGAACATATAGAATACTGTGTTGAACCAAAATACGACGGAGCTGGTATATCGCTTTTATACGAAAACGATATATTTGTAAGAGGAGCCACCAGAGGAGACGGGGAAGTGGGTGAGGAGATTACCAAAAACCTAAAAACTATCAAGACAATCCCTCTAAGGGCAAATTTTTCAAAACAAGGTATTAGGCTTTTAGAAATAAGAGGAGAAGTCATAATAAACAAAGATGACTTTAAAAAAATAAACGAAGAGAGGATGGCAGAAAACTTACCCCCTTACGCAAATCCAAGAAACTTAGCGGCTGGCTCTATAAGACTTCAAGACCCCCAAGAAGTAGCCAAAAGACCTCTAACAGCCCTTGTCTACCAAATAACATACGTAGAACCTGCAAACGCTATGCCAAAAACTCACTACGAAGCTATAAAAATGCTTCATGATCTTGGTTTTAAAACGCCTTTTTTAGACATGAAACTTTGTAAAAATATCCAAGAGGTCATAGATTACTGTAAATACTTTGAATCAAAAAGAGAATCACTACCTTATGAAATAGATGGAATGGTGATAAAAGTAAACGATATATCACTTTATGATGAGCTTGGATTTACATCGCATGCTCCAAGATGGGCCACTGCTTTTAAATTTAAAGCAAAACAAGCCACTACCGTGATATTAGATGTGATATTTAGCGTTGGAAGAGTAGGCAATATAACACCAGTGGCAAAATTAGAACCAGTATCTTTGGGCGGGGTTACCATATCAAGCGTTTCTTTATTCAACGAAGATTTTATAAGAGAAAAAGATATACACATAAAAGATACGGTTATCATAGAAAGGGCTGGTGAGGTGATACCTTATGTGGTTAGCGTGGTAAAAGAAGCAAGGCCCAAAGATGCCAAGCCAATCGTTTTTCCAGAGTACTGCCCATCTTGTGGTTCTAAGCTTGTAAAAGCCCCCGGCGAAGTGGCTTGGAGGTGTATAAATATATCCTGCCCAGCTCAAGTGGTGTTAAGAATAAGGCATTTTGCATCAAAAGATGCAATGGATATAAAAGGTTTAGGGGAAGCTGTGGCTCAGCTTTTATACGATGCTAAACTTGTGAAAAACATAGCCGATATCTACTACCTTAAATTTTCAGATTTGGTAAGGCTTCCAAGGTTTGCCAAAAAATCAGCTCAGAATCTTATAGATGCCATAGAAGCTTCAAAAAGAAGAGGCCTAGCAAGGGTGTTATATGGTCTTGGCATAAGATACGTAGGGCTTACCACTGCAAAAAAACTTGCTTCATATTACAAGGATATATGGAGTATAGCAAAAGCCAAAGAAGAAGACTTAAGAAATATAGAAGATATAGGGGATATAGTTGCAAGAAGTATAAAAGAGTTTTTTAGTTTGGAGCAAAATATAAATACGATAAAAAGGTTAGAAGAAGCTGGTGTACTTTTAAAAGAAGTATCTGAAGCCGTATCTAACAAGCTTGCCGGTTTGCAATTTGTTTTTACAGGTACACTTTCTTGTTGTACCAGAGAAATAGCCAAGCAAATGGTAGAATCCCTTGGGGCCACCACATCAGACAGTGTAACTCATCATACGTCTTATCTTGTGGTAGGACAAGATCCAGGTGCTACCAAACTAAGAAAAGCAAACATGCTAGGTATCAAAACTATAAGCGAAGAGGAGTTTTTAAAGCTTTTAGAAGATAACAAGTAA